The Pithys albifrons albifrons isolate INPA30051 chromosome 4, PitAlb_v1, whole genome shotgun sequence genome segment CTGGAGTAGCATCACACATTGGTAGTTCAGAAGTAAAGGTCCACACATATTAATGCTACCTCTTAGGTCAGTTTTTCAGTAAGATCACACCACTGAATGACAGTCCAGAGATGGTTAACCATGCAGAGTTACTCAGGAGTTCAGTGGAGTTACTTTAAGTCGTGTCTTCTGCAGGTGCCCTTCGCTGTCGAGCTGATTTCTGTCTGCTTCTCTGAGGCGAGGGTGGAGTTTCCTGTTCAGCTTCAGTCTCTGAAGGCTCGTTGTCTCCCTGCTGGGACCCCGTGTCACCTATCAATTCTCTCAGGAATTTGAATTTAGACAAAAACAATTGCCAGACCACATACCATCctgcaagagaaagaaaaaaaggtacgGCTTAGTTATTTCATACAAATTGATAGTCAGATCTCAGGAAAAGTGTatcagaaaaggagaaaaaattgcCAACGCCAACAGCCCCTCCACAACACATCCACTCCTTTCTACAGCCCTGTGATGCCTGACAAGTCtgaaaaaaagactccaagccaaattttgGTAGGAGATAAGCTAAAAGGGTAGTtactttaatgagcacccaggctcaCTCAGGAGTACATTGACGTGTGCGTGGGCAAGCTTtgatttccatggcttttataatatcATCCATCTGACCATTTCCAGTCCAACCCTTTtctgccccagtcccaccctccaggaattgggtctggggtcagtGAGACCCTCTCTTCAtcagtcctcctcttcctcgagctcctggagttcttccaacgttctgacttctgggtcactctgccctgtcTTCTTTTGATACTCttcaatcttgtaccttgaaaaagagactgAACAGccaaaggaatttgagctccctgtcctGGGACAGGGGGTAGCaagagaaagacattaaactcaaGCTGCTGGAAATATTAACCTGCTAGATCTGCTTAgctacagctactgtgttcctaaaatctataaaatgtgaaaatcaaaaatccttcctgcatcacctATAAATACCAATTCAACTTGATAAAGTTTGTCCTCATCCAGAAGCAACATTTGAGCTCCAGGAAAGGACCTACACACTCTGAACTGAATTGCCACAGCAAGGTGGATGATCATGGTCACATAGATAAAGGTCGTAACTGTCGAGAGAAAAGGAATTCCTGTGGTTATATCTAAAACAAGGACTCAGAATTCATTACACAGGTACTATAAAAAGGCAGCACTAGAACTTCTACTCTCAGCAAACGCTTCACtctgaaaatcacattttaaaagctgtattaCATAATCATTATTAAGCACACTTGCTGAGGTCTTCAAATTAATACTATGTTTTATAATAAATCCTCTTCTGAAAAGCACAGTCTTCTTACGTTCACTAAAAGACCACATCCCCCAATTCAAGGAGTTCCCTCACCATGCCCAAATCCCACTAAAGTAAAATTAACATTGCCTGGTAAATTTATGATCAGCTCTGCTGCTAAAATCTTCTAGGTCCCAAAATTACCCAAGTAGAATTGCAATGGTCCCATTTCTAGAATCTCCCTTAAAAACCATTTAAgatccacctcctcctcctcctctcttgtCAGTGTGTTTCTCTAACAGGCAGCCAAGGAACttaaaaatgcagataaaaGTTCATCTCAATCACAaccaaaattttcattttagaaggTCCCCCTTTTATCTGTGTATTTAGGTCAGGAGAGTCTGGAATCTTATGCAGTTAAAAACTGCTGATATCCCTTTCCTTATGGCTAACCAGTCAAGTTTCATCACCCACAGAACAGGAATTCAACTTCTCTGTGAAATACACAGTTAAGTGGAGCAAAATTTAAACAgctatttgaaaacaaatgccACACAACCATCATTTGCAACATCAAAAAACACCTATCCTGCATAGAGCTATAAATTAATAGTCCCATTCTGTGTTCAGAAGGTCTTGCTATTTGAGCTATTTGAGCCTATGctgctgtcttgggttgagctgggaaaatgccaattGCCCAACACAGTGTTAGagcttccctctccctgctgagaaaagggaggaaaggcaAAACCCccctcaaactaggtttatgcttaaactaactatatatatttacacagaaaagagaaaattaagagaaaattacaatataacacacacttacacaagttaggtataacaacaattttctacctcccactaaaaacagattctatcactctagatccacaagcaccctaaaagacacccagcaagaaacaaagtataacaacaaaatatttctgcttccctgaattcaaacaaaaggcaagtagtggcagcagcagcagggcccagacagcaagacagcagctgagtttcttgcctctacttcagccatgatggaactgattGACCACCTCCCACTCCTGTATTCATAcctcaggtttgcatcatctggtatgaagtatttctttggttgcttaagtcaggtgatacctgtctctcctaatctatgtagattctctgagcctgctaatttgaggcctggCTAAAACCACCACAGCTGCTGAGCTATTCAAACATGAAGAGCCCTATTGTATCTGTACTCCCAGTTACACAGTTCTGCCATCAGAAACAGCCTTCTGAGCATGGACAACACGACATAAACATATTAGGAAGGGGGAGAAAGACTTGTAAGTGGCACTTATACAACCACAGCACCCACagtgtttcttcctcttctgtaaCCAGAGTTTAGGGCAAAATGAGATCCCacccttctttttcctcctggaatactTTTCACAtcctgcattttttaatttccataatTTCTCTGCTGCTAAGGAAAGCTGGAGGAAAACTTTTACATGACAACCTTTTATGATCTAAATTAATTCCTAAAGCCTACACATGTGTTTCCTTTCCCATGAATACCTAAACCTTGAAATGACTTGTGATTAAATTGAAAGTTTCTTTCACTGAAGGGCATTTCAGCTCTCTGAGACCTTCAATGCTTTGTGCATTCTGGAGACCTAAAATCAATCCATTCTTCTTATGGTTCCAAAACATCACTAGAAGTAATTAGATTTTCAAAAGCCACGCTCATCTCTAGTTCACACtggaaagaaatacataaaatattccAAGTAAATACAAGGCACTTGTAAGAAAGTGCAGAATATTACAAGTTCTTACCCAATGCCATTTGTTGACAAAATTTGAGACACTTGACTTAGCAGTGCATGGGAAGTGCATCCTACGCACGTGGCAGGGGGAACTCTCAGCCACAAATTTTATCCTGGTGTTGCACTTCTATTTGGCTGTTTAAAATCCAAACTAAAACACCCACAAAGTGAATTATTGAGAGACACATCACTTCCAGACAACACCACatggaggggggaaggaggaagatgaGCCAAAAGTATTCAGGGCATTCCCAGAAGAGTTATAGAGCACTTTACAGAAGCATGACTTGAGTAATTTTGGTGTCAATAAATACCCCTTAAAGGGATATTATAACATAAGCTAAATAAAGCAAACCACATGTTTCCTCTACCACTGCAAACAGGCTACTTAACACAGAGAATTACTATGGGGTGTGTGTTGAGAAATACTAAAGAACATTCAAAGTTCATTCACACTCTCAAGAAAAACAgcactaatttcttttttgtttttgatcTGAGTTAGAGAGCACAGTGGTCTCAATATCCAAAACACAAAGTACCTGTAAAGAGACTTTAGAGCTCTGTAGCTCAAGACTACAAACAAGACAGAGTAACTAATCAGCCAACAAGACTGGTTATAGCAGACAACAACCAGACTAATGATAACAGGCAAGTGAACAAACCACAATGCAGTggattgaaaagaaaattacaacaGGCTTAGCCAAAGGTAACAGTGAGAGAGCTTGAAAGCTGGAGTTTCAAAACCTCACAAGATCTCCCAACTGTACCAGAGACATTTAGGTATAAAGTAATCAAAGCAAAAAGATCTTTCCTTTCACTGGCTGTAGTAACGGTGCCAGCTTGGATGgaaagtttagaaaaaaaaaaagaaaatccccaACAAACACTTAATCTGAATCAAGTTAAGACTGCCTCTTCAGCTGAGACTCCCTGTCGCCTCAACGTTAGTAAACAAGTAAGAATTTCCTTGGAAATAAGCAGACTACAAAAGAACAAGTTATTCTGGATAAGAGAAGATCTCTCCAGCGACAATATCAACTAAAtacaaaaccacacacacagacacaaagccTGGAGGCAGATTCACAGTTACCTCTGAATCAGAAGACAAGgcatattttattaatttctcatCCTCTTAAGAACATTGCAAAATGGTCCCGGCACTTTGCCATACTGGAGAACTCTAAGTTACAtaacagtgtattttaaaacagaaaataattgcaaagtaatttaaaatacacaccaaaaaaggaaacacattgtatttataaatacattaatagcAAAATGGccgggcacagagtggctggagagcagccaggcagaaagggaccttggagtactaattgacaggaagctcaacaggagccaacaggtgtgcccaggtggccaagaaggccaatgggatcctggcctggatccaaactagcgtggccagcaggcccagggcactgacccttcctctggactctgccttggggaggccacaccttgagtgttgtgttcagttctgggcccctcagttcagaaaggatattgaggggctggagcgagtccagagaagagcaacaaggctggtgaagggactggagcacaagtgctgtggggagaggctgagggagctggggttgtttagcctggagaagaggaggctcagaagtgacctcagcactgtctggaactgcctgaagggaagttctggccaggtgggggttggtctcttctcccaggcactcagcaataggacaagggggcacgatgggctcaagctctgccaggggaaatttaagttggagatcagaaaacaatcctttccagagagagtgctcaggcattggaatgggctgcccagagagggggtggattccccatccctggaggtttttcaactgagattggccgtggcactgagtgccatgatctggtaaagggactggagctggaccaagggttggacttgatgatctcggaggtcttttccaacccaatccattctatgattcaagcAGTACTGGAGTTCACCTTGGCTGGTATTTTGTCTCATCCTATATCCTTGACTATGCACAAGTTCCTCCCGTCTGCAGAGGAACATGGAATACACAAAAACAGCAATAAGACcaccagagaaagaaaatcagaaaaagcaggaatgaaaaaaaacaaaggcaggAAGTTATTAGTTTGACTTTTAGTAGAGCAATTGAAAATTTGCTATGTTTACAGGCCCTCAGTGGTTTCTATGTCAGATGTGATCAGTTTACAAATAGAGACACTGCTAGCTGCAAGTCTTCTGTGCTTCCTCACTAATTCAGATTAACACTGAAAGTAGCAGTTTTAAGCCTccagaaacatttaaaagaaaaagaaatcaggtcatttattaaaatacataaattccTGATTCAGGCATAACCATTTGCTTTTCACATGGCTGAAGAACTACTCCAAATAATTTCTGATAATTTGTGCTCTGAATTTTGTCTTTCcacttcagaaaaaattataaagtgatttttttgctCCATTATAAAAGTTTTGATGGTACTTCTCACATTTTATTTGCTATGGGCAGCAGAAATCCACATGATCCTAGGATGTCTCTTGGATATTTCAGTTTATTGTTCTCTCCAGGCAATCACACAAGTCCACTCAAAACACAAATTTCATCCCTTTAGGCTCTTGACCCTGTAAGTCCTTTCATAGGGCTCTTTCAATACTTCCCATCAGATGGCTCTATAATACTTATATAATTAGATCAAGCTCAGTTAAGATTATATCCAGTCATTCCTATGTCAGATTTATCCATTAATTTGTATGTCTTGCTGGCTTGGCATTTACCCACATCCTGTCACATGCACCACTCTGGCAGTTTCTTCCCCACCTTCGTACCTACAGGTTTCAGTTTTTTACATCCTGTTGGCCCTTCCAGGTACTGGGAAACTGCCTCTCACTAGCAcagataaataattaaattgaaaataacTTGTACTCCATTTCTTCTAGTAGTTCTCCTGGAGTGTTTTCCATGATAAGAGAACTGGAGTTGTaacaatattaattaattaacaaaTGTTGTAtgatggaaaaataattataaataatgTAAATTGTTATCAAATCCTACTGAGTCACTTCTAACAGGGCAATAGTTCAAATGTCTCCACTGCAAAAAGCCCCAATGAACACATCAGCTTCCTGTGTTCAGTGCTTTTGAAAACTAAGTGACTTTAAGCAATGATTTCGTAAACTTTGACACTGTGGAAAGCAAAATACATTCAAGGATTCAAAGCATTCATTGAATTCAAGATGAATGTACAATATGTATAATTACTTTTGTTCTCTTTAAGCAAGAAAGCACTGGGCAAATGTGTATGTTAGTCAGAGTTAAAGAAATGCTTAGCATTTCAATTCCATTTGTCACATACAGACAAAAGCAGAAAGGCCTGAAGAAAATGATCACTGTTTCCTAAGTTTGAACAGCGTGTTGCAAAATGATATTAATCATTCAGCAAGACAGTAAGCAAAGATGTCGTATGCATactttgaaaacataaaaaccACAGGAAGTACCATGTCTCCTTTtctaaaagatgaaaaaagtgGCCAGTCAACACCTGATCAGGGTAGAGAAACGTGAATAAATATCCACTTTAGTTCACTGTTCAGCCTGTAACAATGGACAGTGCAGGAAAAGACCACAAGACCAAGCCAAGTGTAGTCTTGCAGTTCcaattatttatatttcacaAATTTCCTCACTTAAGATTTATTACTATTGCTTAAATCTGCTGACCTTTCTTATGTGAACTTTGAATGAGAGAAGTTTCAGCACCCAAAATATTCTTGGTTAATGAACTGCAATTCATTTCCCCACTGtgtaaaagaaaactttttgtTTTAAGCTTGATGATTTAACTTCATGTGCTCCACCATGATGAAATTTCAGAGCCATTCCCACTTAACCTTTGACATGCCATTCAGTGTTATAACCATCACCCTTCCTCCAGTCACctcctttccaggctgaacagatctAACCTGTTCAGAGTTTCTTCATGCAGAAGTAATTTCACAGCTGTCCACAGAGAATCACTTAGGAAACCCtaactttcaaaaaaacccctaggattttattttttttaactttaacaagaaaataacccatttcacacacacacacacacacacacacacactgagacacacacacacacactgagacacacacacacacacggatgATTCCTACAGCAGGAtgacattttctattttatttccagCTTCTAATATTTGACTTGCCTGTTTGCTTGCTACAAAAGCACTAAACACATATTTTGGAGAAATGCTTGCAATTACTTGAGCTGATCCTTTCTTTGGGATACTAACAGCTCAGTTTGAATCCATTGTATTTCTCTATACAAATTATGCACTACACATTTCCCACTTTATGTGCATTACTTCAAATATAACTGGACTTCACTTCCCATTTCATTATCTAGTTTGATATTGCAAAATCTTTTCATAATGCTTTTACCAACTTGACCacaattaacatttttttaaagtattacaTGCCAGCTGACTCCTCACTTTGTTCCCTTGCTATTTTAGAAACAACTTATTAACCATAACCCTGGCAAGGTGCCATCAAGGTGCCAGGTGGGTTTATAAGTCTCACAAGCCTTTCATCACAGGCTATAGCATAGTTTTAGTTTGGTGGTTTGCTGGTTTTTGAGAGCTCCAAGCTCAGTGTGTTGatcacatcacacacacacactgcactcCTGGTTTCTTCCAAGAACTACAACAGACCCGCAAGTTGCACCTCCCACTGAAATAACCCTTCTCTCTCCatatgagaaaaaagaaaaaaggcaagccttggatcacagaatcatggaatcatcaaAGATGGAAGAGCCCCTTAAGATTATCCAGCCCAACATCCACCCAGCACTGTCCCTGTAAGCCCTAAACCCCCAAACCGCATCACTCAGTGACAGATCCAGACGccttttaaacacctccagggatggtgactccaacATCTCCCTGCACATCctattccaatgtctgaccactcttattaatgaaaaaaagctttccttGTATCTAATTTGAATCTCCACGTCGCAGCTTAAGGCCCTTTCCCCTGGTCTTCTCATTGCACGCACGGTGGAAGAGAAGGGCCCCCACCTCACTGCCTCTTTTCAGATACTTGGAGGGAGCGACGACGTcactcctgagcctcctcttctcgATCCACATCAGGAAAAACCTCCTaaaagctgctgctctcagccttTGAGAGCAAACAGATGTCAGAAGCAGAGGGATGCCGGTCGGAAGTTTTACTTCTTGCATTCCCTGGCATTTCAGCCCCACGGCTGTACCAGCCGCACAGGGTGAGTGCTCAAGGGTCGGTTTCGGAGGGAACATCGAATTAAACCCCAATTATGGCTCTGGGAGCGTATCAAGACTCGGAGCGTCTCGGGAACAAAGAGAAGAGGGCGCTGCGCAGCTCCCACGCCCCCCATACCCGGGGCACGGTGCCCTTCCAGTCCCCCTTCAATTCGGGACAAGAGAAGCCCAACCAGGCTGtggaccccccccccccccagacaTCAGAACCCGCCCCAGACAGCGGAACTCCCCATCAGACATCAGAACCCCCCCCAGACATCGGAATCCACTCGGACCGCGAAACCCCTCCCAAGATCACGGAACCTCCTCCCGGACCGCGGAACCCTCCCAGACCGCGGAACCCCCTCCCAGACCTCGgacaccaccccccccccccgatcTCGGAACCCCCCAGCAGACCGAGGAACCCCCTCTGACCGCGGAACTCGCCCCAGACCGCGGTAACCCCCAGACCGCGGGCCCCGCCGCAGCCAGGCCGGCGGGAGCGCCCCCGGAGCGCCGCTCACCGCACAGCATGAAGAGCAGCACGCATGCGAGCGTGGCCACGATCACCAGCAGGGTCAGCCCGATGCTCTGCCACATGGCG includes the following:
- the SMIM13 gene encoding small integral membrane protein 13: MWQSIGLTLLVIVATLACVLLFMLCGWYVVWQLFLSKFKFLRELIGDTGSQQGDNEPSETEAEQETPPSPQRSRQKSARQRRAPAEDTT